CCACACAAATGTGGAATTATTGCTTGTCATTTactctctgttttttttttttttttttttttatatacacgtaaatatttttaagaaaattcagAATCAGGTTAAATTTGACCATATTTATGCCCTATCTTTGTATTTATacaagttaaatatataaatataaaccaGGTTGGcacaatattatattaagtgatacttatattatttttttttagatttagtgtaattacacgtaattttttatggatgaaaaaattacatttaatattcataacgtttatttctataaatagatCCATCTATTAGTAAAAcccacaaaaatttataaacatcgataaaaaagttgaatgaaaaattatatttacctgcATAAGCAcagttttgtaaaaaaaaaattattttacatgtaCCAAGTTAATCAAGgctaaatatgtattttaattcaattttttttttattgatatcaacagaattaaatgaattttaattaatggataaatttatttgtcgaaaaaaataatattaaataaaaaaatttaaattataaaaaaaattcatataattacacaaaatctgAATGAATGGATGTTTAATTATCCGTTCCACATTAATAGAGTAGAGTAAATATGTGTAAAAAATGTTGGTAGTGAAATGGGGGTATCTGCAATTGCCGTCTTATACCGAAAGAGATTATAGTTTTCCCATATGCGCCCAACAACGACATTACAGACAAAGGAACCACAACTCGAGTGATGGTCCCCTGTTACCAATGTGAAACACTGACACACCTATGTATacagagacagagagagaaacaaaaaggctTGCTTGAATCATCACGCAACTTTTCTGCCCAACTCACAAATAAGCAGCTTTGTACCACGAATCAATGGACCACATCCCAAACCCATACCCATACCCATACCCATAACCCATAACCCATACCCAAAACCCACTATTATTTAGTGGGTGTTGCTCGTCTCTTAAGCAACAACCTTTTTTTacccaatttttattattatctcaattattacaaaattcttacctttttctttttcattaataatatcacTATTAAACTCAACTAATAATGTATGCttttttagtcataaaaatctaatttccCCCCATTTTAGACCAAATTTCTTACCAACAACCAACACcaaaatttctcaatatttaataaaatatacattaaaattaaaatcgactttgaaagtttttaaattaagaaatattgaaactaattgaaagaatttgatattaatttcttcaattcaaATGCAATATAGTccaaacttattatttttgggtAATACAAATTAGGAATATCAGGAAGCTGTGAGATGATATTGATTATGGTAATAGACTactaaatgaagaaaattatattaaatttttaattaataaaacgtaaaaattatacacatcaAATTCACAGGAtcatcatttcttttcttataaCCACCGTGGCCGACCCATCTCGACCACTCATCCCTACAATGAAGAAATCCGACGGCTCAGGATCAAATCTTGTCCAGCTTGTCGGCTTTGACCACCGGATTAGCCTTAGCGATGGCCTCCCTTCCCATGGCCTTGAAATCAAACGTGCATCCGTGCTTCTCCGGGTACCGGTGGCTCCCACAGAAGGTGATCCCGCACCTGCACCTGAACCCCGTCAGCCCCACCTTCTTCCTGCACGTGGAGCACCGGTTCGTCGGCGGGGGGCGGCGNNNNNNNNNNNNNNNNNNNNNNNNNNNNNNNNNNNNNNNNNNNNNNNNNNNNNNNNNNNNNNNNNNNNNNNNNNNNNNNNNNNNNNNCCAGCCCCCCCTTCTTCCTGCACGTGGAGCCCCGGTTCGTCGGCGGCTGCGGCTGCGGCTGTGCCTGCTGCTGTACCGGCATCGGGGGAGACTGAGCCGCCACCGTCGCGACGGAGGACTCAGCCTTGTCCGGCGAGGAAAGACTCAGCTGCGCCGCGGTGGACGGCGGCGGCGCAGTCGAGGGAGTGGAAAAATCAGCAGATTTCTTGATGGAAAGGTCCCTGTAACATTTAGAACACATATTTTGCGTGGCAGGGCTGCCGAAAAAGCCGCAGTTATTGACGCACAAGCGGTGGCCTTCGGGAGCCTGAAACCCGTGCTCTTCAGCCATATCAAGAACACCAAAACCAGGAGAAATCAAGGGGGGAAAGTGATGGCTGCGTATGATGATTTTTATGCAcaagggggagggggaggaaTCTATATGATGAAGAGGAAGGGATTGGAGAAggaataataaaaagaaaagtgggGGAAGTGGAAGGATCCAAGAAAGGGGAGAAAAAAGCCAAAAGGGAATTCAATAAGGAAATAGAAAAGAGTGAGTCAATCATAGAAGAGATAGAGAGAGTGGAAGAAGAGGGACAGCCTGGAAATGCCCAAAAAGGAGGATCAATTTAACTCAACTTCCCCTTTgccttttctgttttttcttttcctgaaAGCCAAAGAAGCTGTAAATCAGAATAATAGATTCAACACAACACAAACAACAAGGCTATTGAGTTGGGATTGTATGGTCCCCCATGTTTATTGTCAACAAAcccttctttttatattacaatactattcttttttccatttttcaagaaatcataaaactgtaactatttttttatattattttcacattgaattttcttttataaaataatattatgttctaCTTACCATCTTTCCATACACCACATAACATAACCaaactatttcttttaatattatatttatatataaattacggtatcacatataatattaagatTCCATGACGTGATTTTTTAGACAAAATTGAATGGGTGAGGGACGCGTGGCGACGAGGGAGTGGGTATGGTGGGGTGATGTGGAGCAAATGTGTCACTCTGGGAGGTTTAAAATTAGATTGgcattgattttttattatatttttgtatcgTATATTGATGTcgtattaataaataattaatatatttttttaagtaaaataatataatttagaaatataagcacgtataaatataagattaaGATAAAAGGTGAATATGAAATGTAAAATGTTGATAAGGAGTAAGGTGGGTAGAAGTAGGTAGCGTGATTCTTGTGCGTGTTTGCTTCTCTGTAGacttttcctcttttcttatttaatgGTCGTCAATTATGGATGAcgagaataaataaatagtgtGTTAATTTAATGTAGggatttattacattattgtTGGACCGTCCATCTGTTTTGCTCAACACAATCATAGGTATGATGATATACGCACGAAAGCCACTCACCAATCGCTCCTGCAAGGAGGAAAGGGTCAATGCCCTTATCACTAtgccttttatttctttcttttctttttttccactCAACTTGGTTTACTATTAAATGTTTGGGCTAATCCGTGCAATATTGAGGTGATTAAATTGTCAATTGATTGACTCTTGGGATGTCAATTTGGGAATTGTAATTTGGATTTTGTTGGTAGAAGTCTATTTGCACGTCatgaattttattgtatattcGTGTGTTGTGAATCTTGTGATCGTGTGTTGTGAATttcgtaattaattattattatttttttgattttttattatatagattatggcgtatttCTTGGCCTGTTaagggagaaaccaccagttgagacattgttgtactgtacgatcttgttttattaataaaacttacatttactaaaaaaaaaattaattatttttatgagtaatatgta
The nucleotide sequence above comes from Sesamum indicum cultivar Zhongzhi No. 13 linkage group LG11, S_indicum_v1.0, whole genome shotgun sequence. Encoded proteins:
- the LOC105174085 gene encoding zinc finger A20 and AN1 domain-containing stress-associated protein 4 isoform X2 — its product is MAEEHGFQAPEGHRLCVNNCGFFGSPATQNMCSKCYRDLSIKKSADFSTPSTAPPPSTAAQLSLSSPDKAESSVATVAAQSPPMPVQQQAQPQPQPPTNRCSTCRKKVGLTGFRCRCGITFCGSHRYPEKHGCTFDFKAMGREAIAKANPVVKADKLDKI
- the LOC105174085 gene encoding zinc finger A20 and AN1 domain-containing stress-associated protein 4 isoform X1; translation: MAEEHGFQAPEGHRLCVNNCGFFGSPATQNMCSKCYRDLSIKKSADFSTPSTAPPPSTAAQLSLSSPDKAESSVATVAAQSPPMPVQQQAQPQPQPPTNRCSTCRKKVGLTGFRCRCGITFCGSHRYPEKHGCTFDFKAMGREAIAKANPVVKADKLDKI